A region of Paenimyroides aestuarii DNA encodes the following proteins:
- a CDS encoding SRPBCC family protein translates to MRYQLKRTQQLYCDIETAWQFFSSPHNLAVITPKEMGFDVLTALNGESIYVGQEIAYKITPLLNIPMRWTTLITQVDEGKSFTDFQKKGPYKYWNHFHEFIPNEEGVLMNDTVDYELPLGPIGNIAHKLMVQKKLEHIFNYRYKVLEKLFANK, encoded by the coding sequence ATGCGCTATCAGTTAAAACGAACACAACAGCTTTATTGTGATATAGAAACAGCTTGGCAGTTTTTTTCATCACCGCATAATTTGGCGGTTATAACGCCGAAAGAAATGGGTTTTGATGTACTAACTGCTTTAAATGGCGAATCGATTTATGTTGGGCAAGAAATTGCGTATAAAATAACGCCATTGCTCAACATTCCCATGCGCTGGACCACGCTCATCACACAAGTGGATGAAGGAAAAAGCTTTACCGATTTTCAGAAAAAAGGACCTTATAAATATTGGAATCATTTCCATGAATTTATCCCAAATGAAGAAGGTGTGTTGATGAATGATACGGTAGATTACGAACTACCACTTGGGCCAATAGGAAATATTGCACATAAATTAATGGTTCAAAAAAAACTAGAACATATTTTTAATTACCGATACAAAGTGTTGGAAAAACTTTTTGCAAACAAATAA
- a CDS encoding lycopene cyclase domain-containing protein yields the protein MMLQPYTYLLINFFTILICFIASFDKRLQFHKQFGPFLLAATIVAIPFIAWDVWFTAHGVWWFNTDYTTGLIIAGLPIEEWLFFFCIPFSCVFTYFCLEKFFDWPWASAFNNVIVFVSIIVCAVVGLLHTDKMYTLVTAIATILTLVYLHFIAKKEWISRASLTFLILMPGFFGVNGILTGTGLASPIVNYNPDEFLGIRMLTIPVEDAVYGYAQFLLVLYFFKIFQKKPIHEN from the coding sequence ATGATGCTGCAACCTTATACCTATCTTCTGATAAACTTTTTTACGATACTTATTTGCTTCATCGCATCATTTGATAAGCGCTTGCAGTTTCATAAACAGTTCGGACCGTTCTTGTTGGCAGCCACCATAGTTGCCATTCCTTTTATTGCATGGGATGTATGGTTCACTGCTCACGGCGTGTGGTGGTTTAATACCGATTATACCACAGGTTTAATAATTGCCGGTTTACCAATAGAAGAATGGTTGTTTTTTTTCTGTATTCCCTTTTCGTGTGTGTTTACCTATTTCTGTTTAGAGAAATTTTTCGATTGGCCATGGGCAAGTGCCTTCAACAATGTTATTGTGTTTGTAAGCATCATTGTTTGCGCGGTGGTGGGGCTGTTGCATACCGATAAGATGTACACTTTGGTTACGGCAATCGCTACAATTCTCACGCTTGTTTACCTGCATTTTATCGCTAAAAAAGAATGGATCAGCCGTGCCAGTTTAACCTTTTTAATACTAATGCCTGGTTTTTTTGGCGTAAACGGAATACTCACAGGAACCGGATTAGCATCGCCCATCGTAAATTACAATCCCGATGAGTTTCTAGGTATCAGAATGCTTACCATTCCTGTGGAAGATGCAGTTTATGGTTACGCACAATTTTTATTGGTACTTTATTTTTTCAAGATATTCCAAAAAAAGCCAATTCATGAAAACTAA
- a CDS encoding sterol desaturase family protein yields the protein MNVLIVIAVFLLMEGATWVIHKYVMHGFLWILHRDHHDHSNEGELERNDWFFVIFATPAIALMYFGAQAAFNYLFYIGIGITLYGMAYFFVHDIFIHQRLKVLKNTQNPYLLSIRRAHKQHHKHLGKEHGECFGFLWVPVKYFRMYFNK from the coding sequence ATGAATGTATTAATAGTTATAGCTGTATTTTTGCTGATGGAAGGCGCCACTTGGGTGATTCATAAATATGTAATGCACGGTTTTTTGTGGATTTTGCATCGCGATCATCACGATCATAGCAACGAAGGTGAATTGGAACGAAACGACTGGTTTTTTGTGATTTTTGCCACACCTGCCATTGCATTGATGTATTTTGGAGCTCAAGCCGCTTTTAATTATCTTTTTTATATCGGAATTGGCATCACATTATACGGTATGGCGTATTTTTTTGTACACGATATTTTTATTCACCAACGATTGAAAGTGCTTAAAAACACCCAAAATCCATATCTTTTATCAATCCGCAGAGCGCATAAGCAACACCATAAACACTTGGGAAAAGAACACGGTGAATGTTTCGGTTTTTTGTGGGTTCCTGTAAAATATTTTAGAATGTATTTCAATAAATAA